Proteins co-encoded in one uncultured Draconibacterium sp. genomic window:
- a CDS encoding serine hydrolase domain-containing protein: MKQVVQFFILFFVVVTLTNCKKANNDILYDKKYIDEIKQVRKDFALYMRTNFIPGGQIAIAKNGKLIYSEGIGLASTDLDVKVTRDTKFRVGDLSEIYTTLMYLKMVEDGTLIPDSTIQHYLPDFPRKRFPVTIKNLKNHTSGIREMNSRETNWQATNISLQKGLETFQDDELMAPPGEFHRESRLNFNLLGAVMEKASGKRFNKLLQKYVTDTLQFENTCPDNPFATIKGRSNFHDHNIISQVVNAMSIDLRWRAPSEGLLSSAEDLVKLTDIYLNSDYLNDSTRAHLFDPVDLNNNHKAQFANGWIILHDREGNVIYGREGSVHGGSSSVLIYPKEELVIAITTNLTQERSNNTIFKLANIFLPKPKESEE, encoded by the coding sequence ATGAAGCAAGTAGTCCAATTTTTTATTTTGTTTTTTGTTGTGGTAACGCTTACAAACTGCAAAAAAGCAAACAACGACATTCTGTACGATAAAAAGTACATCGACGAGATTAAACAAGTTAGAAAAGACTTCGCATTGTACATGAGAACAAATTTTATTCCGGGGGGCCAAATAGCTATTGCCAAAAACGGAAAACTCATTTATTCAGAAGGAATTGGCCTTGCCTCTACCGACCTCGATGTGAAAGTTACCCGTGATACCAAATTCCGGGTCGGAGACTTATCTGAAATTTACACCACACTTATGTATTTAAAAATGGTAGAAGACGGCACACTTATTCCCGATTCAACCATACAGCATTACCTCCCCGATTTTCCTAGAAAAAGATTTCCGGTTACCATCAAGAATCTAAAAAATCACACCTCCGGAATAAGGGAAATGAACTCCCGCGAGACCAACTGGCAGGCGACAAATATTTCGCTGCAAAAAGGTTTGGAAACTTTTCAGGATGATGAATTGATGGCTCCTCCTGGAGAATTCCACCGGGAAAGCCGCTTAAATTTCAACCTGCTTGGGGCCGTCATGGAAAAAGCATCAGGGAAACGATTCAATAAGCTGCTGCAGAAATATGTAACCGACACACTACAATTCGAAAATACCTGCCCCGATAATCCGTTTGCAACAATAAAAGGGCGCTCTAATTTTCACGATCACAATATTATTTCGCAAGTGGTAAACGCCATGTCTATCGATTTACGCTGGCGGGCTCCATCCGAAGGGCTTTTATCAAGTGCCGAAGATTTGGTAAAACTTACCGATATTTACCTTAATTCCGATTATCTGAACGATAGCACCCGTGCTCACCTTTTTGATCCTGTTGATCTGAACAACAATCATAAAGCACAATTCGCCAATGGGTGGATAATTTTACACGACCGCGAGGGAAATGTAATTTATGGTCGCGAAGGTTCTGTACACGGAGGTAGCTCTTCTGTTCTAATTTACCCAAAAGAAGAGTTGGTAATAGCAATAACAACCAACCTTACCCAGGAACGAAGCAACAATACAATATTTAAACTGGCCAACATCTTTCTGCCAAAACCGAAGGAAAGCGAGGAATAG
- a CDS encoding DUF4230 domain-containing protein, producing METLIFLGILIGLAAGIFGTIYYYKNRNEKQLHDQSVILLDKIKQVCKLITVEGEFSELYTHRDEKQLFFKLFQTEKRALLIVKAKVMIGFDLTKINIDINPHKKLVELSRFPEPEILSIDSDLEYYDIQKGIINKINEADLTNMNKRSKEFIREKVEQSHLVQIAKDQANDTISLVQQLIESVGWQFEAEHRKLSATKVKEILKN from the coding sequence ATGGAAACCCTAATTTTTTTGGGAATACTAATTGGACTGGCTGCCGGAATTTTCGGAACAATTTATTATTACAAGAACCGGAACGAGAAACAATTGCACGACCAGTCAGTTATTCTACTTGATAAAATAAAACAGGTTTGCAAATTAATTACGGTTGAAGGAGAATTCTCGGAACTTTACACCCACCGCGACGAAAAACAGTTGTTTTTCAAACTTTTCCAAACCGAAAAACGTGCTTTACTAATTGTTAAAGCCAAAGTGATGATCGGTTTCGACCTCACCAAAATAAACATCGATATAAATCCGCATAAAAAACTGGTTGAGCTATCACGCTTTCCTGAGCCCGAAATTCTTAGCATCGACAGCGATCTGGAATATTACGACATACAAAAGGGAATCATTAACAAAATAAATGAAGCGGATTTAACCAATATGAATAAACGCTCGAAAGAATTTATTCGTGAAAAAGTGGAGCAAAGCCATCTGGTACAAATTGCAAAAGACCAGGCCAACGACACGATCTCGCTTGTACAGCAATTGATTGAATCGGTAGGCTGGCAATTTGAAGCTGAACACCGTAAATTAAGCGCTACCAAAGTGAAGGAAATTCTGAAAAACTAA
- a CDS encoding DUF1080 domain-containing protein: MKYFFMLLFVTVIFSACNTTNEWESLMDNDLSKWDRYLSYKHQLGYNGEQPKDADGKLISPIGLNKDGYDVFTVTEEDGENVLKISGEIYGCLVSKKEYNNYHLRLKMKWGDKKFDPRKNLLKDSGILYHSIGPLGVEYWRTWMLSQEFQVMEGHLGDYWSQMTSAIDIRAYLPEYIMNPVADASQPFLPMGQDEKIQGFCLRSGNYEKAPGEWNLLELICYDGNSIHMVNGEVVMVLRNSRYIKGGETLPLDKGKIQIQSEAAEVFYKEIEIRELDEMPENFARYFN, encoded by the coding sequence ATGAAATATTTTTTTATGTTGCTTTTTGTTACTGTTATTTTTTCGGCTTGCAATACAACCAACGAGTGGGAATCGTTAATGGATAACGATCTCTCGAAATGGGACCGGTATTTAAGTTATAAACACCAGTTGGGGTACAATGGAGAGCAGCCCAAAGACGCCGATGGTAAACTGATTTCGCCAATTGGATTAAACAAGGACGGTTATGATGTTTTTACGGTAACCGAAGAAGATGGTGAAAATGTTTTAAAAATAAGTGGCGAGATTTATGGCTGCCTGGTAAGCAAGAAGGAATACAACAATTATCACTTACGATTGAAAATGAAATGGGGCGATAAAAAGTTTGATCCGCGTAAAAACCTGTTAAAAGACTCGGGTATTCTGTATCATTCCATCGGGCCTTTGGGAGTCGAGTATTGGCGTACCTGGATGCTTTCGCAGGAGTTTCAGGTAATGGAAGGGCATTTGGGCGATTACTGGAGCCAAATGACTTCAGCCATCGACATACGCGCTTATCTTCCTGAATATATTATGAATCCGGTTGCCGATGCCAGTCAGCCTTTTTTGCCAATGGGGCAGGATGAAAAAATTCAGGGATTTTGCCTGCGTAGCGGTAATTATGAAAAAGCGCCGGGAGAATGGAATTTACTGGAACTGATTTGTTATGATGGAAACAGCATTCATATGGTAAACGGCGAGGTGGTAATGGTTTTACGTAACTCGCGTTACATTAAAGGTGGTGAAACCTTGCCCCTGGATAAGGGGAAAATACAAATACAAAGCGAGGCGGCTGAAGTGTTTTATAAAGAAATTGAGATTAGAGAACTGGACGAAATGCCGGAAAATTTTGCGCGTTATTTCAATTAG
- a CDS encoding monomeric [FeFe] hydrogenase, whose translation MGYTSNTLIIRRDLLKQIVRLFADGKLVEEIDRIPIQMTPKRREAQHRCCIHKERAVIKYKLFPLLGYTVDDEKDELTPLSSYAEKAQNRTQVKKEIMTVVDEACTSCVKAQYVVSNLCRGCVARPCMMNCPKDAVSMVNGQAQINTAKCINCGICQKQCQYHAIIHVPIPCEAACPVGAISKDEYGVEHIDDDKCIYCGKCMVACPFGSIFEVSQLIDILMCIRKEEHTTAIFAPAIHGQFNLSTGQIENLLKEIGFNEVIEVADGARKTVEHESAEFLERLDEGAPFMTTSCCPSYVETVEKHVKGLKPFVSDTPSPMMYAADMAREKNPGTKVVFIGPCIGKRKEARRNEKVDHVMSFEELNALIVGLDIDLGSIPDNETRHNKKTFDRGFALSGGVAAAVKAERPEANIKELVINGVDKKAVGMMKAYARGKAPANFIEFMVCEGGCINGPASLGEMAGNRKLFNSNLK comes from the coding sequence ATGGGGTATACAAGTAACACGCTGATTATTAGAAGAGATTTACTAAAACAAATCGTCAGGCTTTTTGCCGATGGTAAGCTGGTTGAGGAAATCGACCGAATTCCCATCCAAATGACACCAAAACGACGCGAAGCACAACACCGTTGTTGTATTCATAAAGAGCGGGCGGTAATAAAATACAAGTTATTTCCTTTGCTGGGCTACACTGTTGACGATGAAAAAGATGAATTAACTCCCCTTAGTTCCTATGCCGAAAAAGCCCAAAACCGTACGCAGGTAAAAAAAGAAATAATGACCGTGGTTGACGAAGCCTGTACAAGTTGTGTAAAAGCACAGTACGTGGTGAGTAACCTTTGCCGGGGTTGTGTGGCTCGTCCGTGTATGATGAACTGCCCGAAAGATGCCGTTAGCATGGTAAATGGGCAGGCACAAATTAACACCGCCAAATGTATTAACTGCGGTATTTGCCAAAAGCAGTGCCAGTACCACGCCATTATTCATGTGCCTATTCCGTGCGAGGCAGCTTGCCCCGTTGGAGCCATTTCGAAAGACGAATACGGTGTTGAACATATTGACGACGATAAATGTATCTACTGCGGAAAATGTATGGTTGCTTGTCCGTTTGGAAGTATTTTCGAAGTGAGTCAGCTTATTGATATTCTGATGTGTATCCGAAAAGAGGAGCATACCACCGCTATTTTTGCACCGGCAATTCACGGTCAGTTTAACCTGTCGACCGGGCAAATTGAAAACCTGTTGAAAGAAATTGGTTTTAACGAAGTAATAGAAGTTGCCGACGGAGCACGTAAAACAGTAGAACACGAATCGGCAGAGTTTCTTGAACGCCTTGATGAAGGTGCACCGTTTATGACCACCAGCTGTTGCCCAAGTTATGTAGAAACCGTTGAAAAGCATGTAAAAGGATTAAAACCTTTTGTGTCGGATACGCCATCGCCAATGATGTATGCGGCCGATATGGCACGTGAGAAAAATCCGGGTACAAAAGTGGTTTTTATCGGGCCATGTATCGGGAAACGAAAAGAAGCCCGACGCAACGAAAAAGTTGATCATGTAATGTCGTTTGAAGAGCTGAATGCACTGATTGTTGGCCTGGATATCGATTTAGGCAGTATCCCCGACAACGAAACCCGCCACAATAAAAAGACTTTTGACCGTGGTTTTGCACTTTCAGGAGGTGTAGCCGCCGCTGTTAAAGCAGAGCGCCCCGAGGCGAACATTAAAGAACTGGTGATTAATGGTGTTGACAAAAAAGCTGTTGGCATGATGAAGGCTTACGCCCGTGGAAAAGCGCCGGCAAACTTTATCGAGTTCATGGTTTGCGAAGGTGGTTGTATTAATGGCCCGGCATCGCTGGGTGAAATGGCAGGTAACCGAAAACTGTTCAATAGTAACCTAAAATAG
- a CDS encoding oxidoreductase family protein, whose product MDQHFQNTILESTGAASLYKIEVIQSLWSGYGEIVRFGLNGCELESVVVKHVNLPEEGSHPRGWNTDLSHQRKLKSYKVETEWYKSFNAKCDDGCKTPQCYALETKGSEVLMVFEDLDSTGFAQRLSASVNWDNINACLHWLANFHATFMGNQPESLWETGTYWHLETRPEELQAMDDLPLKNAAEIIDKKLSASPFQTLVHGDAKLANFCFSNDGKNVAAVDFQYVGGGCGMKDLAYFIGSCMSENDCEKYEDKLLDMYFSHLREALQKKNTTIDADSLENDWRNLYHVAWADFHRFLKGWHPSHWKINSYSERISREVIERLAV is encoded by the coding sequence ATGGATCAACATTTTCAAAATACAATTCTGGAATCAACCGGAGCTGCAAGCCTCTACAAAATTGAAGTTATTCAAAGTTTATGGAGCGGTTACGGCGAAATCGTACGTTTTGGGCTGAATGGCTGCGAGCTTGAAAGTGTTGTAGTAAAACATGTAAACCTGCCCGAAGAAGGATCGCATCCGCGGGGTTGGAACACCGACCTTTCGCATCAGCGGAAGCTAAAATCATACAAGGTGGAAACCGAGTGGTACAAATCGTTTAACGCAAAATGCGACGATGGCTGCAAAACGCCACAATGTTATGCGCTGGAAACAAAAGGCAGCGAAGTTTTAATGGTTTTTGAAGACCTCGATAGCACTGGGTTTGCCCAACGTTTAAGTGCTTCGGTTAACTGGGATAATATAAATGCCTGTTTACATTGGCTGGCCAATTTTCATGCAACTTTTATGGGAAACCAACCGGAAAGCTTATGGGAAACCGGCACCTACTGGCACCTTGAAACCCGTCCGGAAGAGCTGCAAGCAATGGACGACCTGCCCTTAAAAAATGCCGCAGAAATTATTGATAAAAAACTGAGCGCAAGTCCTTTTCAAACACTGGTGCACGGCGATGCCAAACTGGCCAACTTCTGTTTTTCAAACGATGGAAAAAATGTGGCAGCTGTCGATTTTCAATATGTTGGCGGTGGATGCGGCATGAAAGACCTGGCTTATTTTATTGGCAGCTGCATGAGCGAAAACGACTGCGAAAAATACGAAGACAAATTGCTCGACATGTATTTTTCTCATTTGCGTGAAGCCCTTCAAAAGAAAAATACCACTATTGATGCCGATTCACTTGAAAACGACTGGCGTAATTTATACCATGTTGCCTGGGCCGATTTTCATCGCTTTTTAAAGGGCTGGCACCCGAGCCACTGGAAAATCAATTCCTACAGCGAACGCATTTCGCGCGAAGTGATTGAAAGACTAGCGGTGTAA
- a CDS encoding inositol monophosphatase family protein gives MLLTTNDLLTLSQLAIDAAQKAGALIREYSTKEVAVNNKEAADSLASQVVTEVDVKAQNTILEVLSPSISKYDLALLTEESVDDKSRFEKDYFWCIDPMDGTLAFTEKTPGYAVSIALVSKLGEPVIGVVFDPLTNNLYYAVKDQGAFKNHKSWQPDLKLKGKKTFTLHMDRTFLKYEHFDEFILSLEDKLQELKINELQLQKQAGAVLNTIWTLEQAPGCYFKLPKPTPGGGSLWDFAATACIFNELGAPATSFDGTVLDLNRSDSSFMNHRGVLYAGNKAISDTIRSLLRTKL, from the coding sequence ATGCTTTTAACAACTAACGACTTGCTTACCCTTTCTCAACTGGCTATTGACGCGGCTCAAAAAGCAGGCGCTTTAATTCGCGAATATTCCACAAAAGAAGTGGCCGTAAACAATAAGGAAGCCGCCGACAGTCTGGCCTCGCAAGTGGTTACCGAGGTGGATGTAAAAGCACAAAATACAATACTCGAAGTGCTTTCTCCGTCAATTTCGAAATACGACCTGGCATTGCTTACAGAAGAAAGTGTTGATGATAAAAGCCGTTTCGAAAAAGACTATTTCTGGTGTATCGACCCCATGGACGGAACGCTGGCATTTACCGAAAAAACTCCCGGTTATGCCGTTTCCATTGCGTTAGTTTCAAAATTGGGAGAGCCGGTAATTGGCGTTGTTTTCGATCCGCTAACAAACAACTTGTATTATGCAGTAAAAGATCAGGGAGCTTTTAAAAACCACAAAAGCTGGCAACCCGATCTGAAGCTGAAAGGCAAAAAAACTTTTACTCTGCACATGGATCGCACTTTTCTAAAATACGAGCATTTTGATGAATTTATACTCAGTCTGGAGGATAAGTTGCAGGAATTAAAGATCAACGAATTGCAGCTACAAAAACAGGCCGGTGCGGTTTTAAACACCATCTGGACACTCGAACAGGCTCCGGGATGTTATTTTAAATTGCCGAAACCAACACCCGGAGGAGGAAGCCTTTGGGATTTTGCCGCAACAGCGTGTATTTTTAACGAGCTTGGCGCTCCGGCAACTAGTTTCGATGGAACTGTCCTCGACCTAAACAGAAGCGATTCTTCCTTTATGAACCACAGAGGAGTTTTGTATGCGGGTAACAAGGCAATTTCAGATACGATTCGGTCTTTGCTGAGAACCAAGTTGTAG
- a CDS encoding DASS family sodium-coupled anion symporter: protein MPELIRSKPSGVRQWALILAPLISLLVILFADLDPQNRNVTYCFAIALLMAIWWITEAIPLAVTALLPVALFPLFGVVDGKTISAMYFNHLIFLFIGGFLMAFAMERWNLHRRIALRILLVVGISPGRILLGFMLATSFLSMWMSNTATAMMMVPIALSIIMKLEESLGEKKMGKYAIGLLLGIAYSASIGGVATLVGTPPNLSFARIVSIIFPQMPEISFADWFIFALPVTVLLFIMAWLLLYIMYKPQKSWKKIHINQFREEYNALGKAKPEEKIVLILFVILAFLWIFRSGFTIQSFEVPGWSRLFKNPSYINDGTVAIFIALLLFILPSKSEKGERIMNWETARKIPWNIVLLFGGGFALAQGFVESGLSVWFGEQMAGLANVEPIVLTFANVSMMSFLTELTSNTATTEMILPILSGLSTTIEVNPLLLMIPATLAASLAFMLPVATPPNAIIFGTNRIRVKDMVKTGILLNLAGIIVATLVMYFWGVLVFDIDVPVFPDWAVAATVTG, encoded by the coding sequence ATGCCTGAATTAATACGATCGAAACCGTCGGGAGTGCGGCAGTGGGCTTTAATCCTTGCTCCGCTTATTAGTTTGTTGGTTATTCTTTTTGCCGATCTCGATCCGCAGAACCGGAATGTAACCTACTGTTTTGCCATAGCTTTATTGATGGCGATTTGGTGGATAACGGAAGCCATTCCGCTGGCCGTAACGGCTTTGCTTCCGGTGGCATTGTTCCCCTTGTTTGGCGTGGTTGATGGAAAGACGATTTCGGCCATGTATTTTAACCACCTGATTTTTCTTTTTATTGGCGGGTTTTTAATGGCCTTTGCCATGGAACGTTGGAATTTGCACCGAAGAATAGCCTTGCGAATTTTGCTCGTTGTTGGGATAAGTCCGGGGCGAATTTTACTGGGATTTATGCTGGCTACCTCCTTCTTGTCGATGTGGATGTCGAACACGGCTACGGCTATGATGATGGTTCCCATTGCTCTTTCAATAATTATGAAACTGGAAGAAAGTTTGGGCGAAAAGAAAATGGGGAAGTATGCGATCGGATTACTTCTGGGAATTGCCTATTCAGCATCGATTGGCGGTGTTGCAACCCTGGTAGGTACGCCACCTAATTTGTCGTTTGCCCGAATTGTAAGTATTATTTTCCCGCAGATGCCCGAAATCTCGTTTGCCGACTGGTTTATTTTTGCCCTTCCGGTTACGGTGCTGTTGTTTATTATGGCATGGCTGTTATTGTATATCATGTATAAGCCCCAAAAGAGTTGGAAAAAAATTCACATCAACCAGTTTCGCGAAGAATACAATGCGCTCGGAAAAGCAAAACCGGAAGAGAAGATCGTATTGATTCTATTTGTGATTCTGGCCTTTTTATGGATATTCCGGTCGGGTTTTACCATTCAGTCGTTTGAGGTTCCCGGCTGGTCTCGGTTGTTTAAAAATCCGTCGTACATCAACGATGGTACAGTGGCAATATTTATTGCGTTGTTACTTTTTATCCTTCCTTCGAAATCAGAAAAAGGGGAGCGGATAATGAACTGGGAAACGGCGCGAAAAATACCCTGGAATATTGTGCTTTTATTTGGTGGTGGATTTGCACTGGCACAAGGATTTGTAGAATCCGGTCTTTCGGTTTGGTTTGGTGAGCAAATGGCCGGACTTGCCAATGTGGAGCCAATTGTACTAACCTTTGCTAATGTTTCCATGATGTCATTCTTAACAGAACTAACATCAAATACAGCAACTACCGAAATGATTCTGCCTATTCTTTCGGGACTTTCCACCACCATCGAAGTTAATCCGCTGTTGTTAATGATACCAGCCACCCTGGCGGCATCGCTGGCTTTTATGTTACCGGTTGCCACACCTCCCAACGCTATAATTTTTGGCACCAACCGCATCCGGGTGAAAGACATGGTAAAAACCGGGATATTGCTCAACCTGGCCGGAATTATTGTTGCCACACTGGTAATGTATTTCTGGGGCGTTTTAGTGTTTGATATCGATGTTCCCGTATTTCCCGATTGGGCGGTGGCGGCAACAGTAACTGGATAG
- a CDS encoding thermonuclease family protein, whose translation MKAKAFVIERISNNDNEVIVETDKEIGRFGRYIGIIRLADNKQTHNDELVEKGFAKHVEY comes from the coding sequence ATGAAAGCAAAAGCATTTGTTATTGAACGGATATCGAACAATGATAACGAAGTGATTGTTGAAACGGACAAGGAGATAGGTAGATTTGGCCGCTATATTGGTATTATTCGCCTTGCCGACAACAAGCAAACCCATAACGACGAACTGGTAGAGAAAGGTTTTGCAAAACATGTAGAATATTGA
- a CDS encoding amino acid permease, with amino-acid sequence MTTQSNKFGTAPVFLTAISTILGAILFLRFGYAVGTLGFWGVMLIVFLGHLVTIPTALAISEIATNKRVEGGGEYFIISRSFGLNIGATIGIALFFSQAISVAFYVIAFTEAFEFFFNLLADKYDFLLPRQAISLPVMAGLAFLIIKKGANLGVKALYFVVAILFISIIMFFLGSTEFSQTAHLPFSKDQFRNFENFFVVFAIIFPAFTGMTAGVGLSGDLKNPSKSIPLGTVLATVSGMILYVFIVYKLTMSASIEDLTEHQLIMGKIAIAGSVIVPLGLAASTISSALGSVMVAPRTLQALALDHAFPSKRINRWLSKVNAADNEPQNASIVTVAIAFVFVALGDVDAVASIISMFFMVTYGSLCLISFLNHFGASPSYRPTFRSRWYLSLVGFLVSIWVMFKISTPYALMSAGAMTLIYLYINHYHKHRKDFASLFANSLFQLNRKLQVHLQKRKKMVKQNEWRPSAICISDKTTHNNRAFQLLSWISYKYGFGTFLHLIEGYYSSKTVEKADDMLNLMLEEADEENYVYIDTIISPSYTSAIAQAIQIPGVAGMENNMVIFEYNKEKPDNLGRIVENFSLVDSGDFDICVLASSPKKMKIQNGIHVWINSFDTENANLMILLSFIILGHPDLKKASIEIFVVCHENEVQQSKQEMKKLVLSGRMPITEKNIKIIQRTDEISTKTIINKTSKDAGLILVGLREEIVKHEKENTFAGYDDLGTILFVHSKEQKAIE; translated from the coding sequence ATGACTACACAAAGCAACAAGTTTGGAACAGCCCCGGTATTTCTTACCGCTATTTCAACAATTTTAGGTGCAATTTTATTTCTTCGTTTTGGTTATGCAGTAGGCACACTGGGTTTTTGGGGTGTTATGCTGATTGTTTTTCTGGGGCATCTGGTAACCATTCCTACGGCGCTTGCCATTTCCGAAATTGCCACCAACAAACGTGTTGAAGGGGGCGGCGAATATTTTATCATCTCGCGCTCGTTTGGGTTAAATATTGGTGCCACAATTGGTATTGCACTGTTCTTTTCGCAGGCCATTAGTGTTGCGTTTTATGTTATTGCTTTTACCGAGGCATTTGAATTCTTTTTTAACCTGTTGGCCGATAAATACGATTTTCTTCTGCCCCGGCAGGCAATTAGTTTACCCGTTATGGCTGGTCTGGCTTTTCTGATCATAAAAAAAGGGGCTAATCTGGGCGTTAAAGCGCTTTATTTTGTGGTGGCCATTCTGTTTATATCCATCATTATGTTCTTTCTCGGATCTACCGAGTTCTCGCAAACAGCGCATCTGCCTTTTTCAAAAGATCAGTTTCGGAATTTCGAGAATTTCTTTGTAGTATTTGCCATTATATTCCCCGCATTTACAGGAATGACGGCCGGCGTTGGTTTGTCGGGCGATTTAAAAAATCCATCGAAATCCATTCCACTCGGAACAGTGCTGGCAACGGTTTCCGGCATGATACTTTACGTTTTTATCGTTTATAAACTCACCATGTCGGCCTCCATAGAAGATTTAACGGAGCACCAGTTAATAATGGGTAAAATTGCCATTGCCGGCTCGGTAATCGTACCGCTTGGCCTGGCAGCGTCAACCATTTCGTCTGCACTCGGTTCGGTTATGGTAGCTCCGCGTACTTTGCAGGCGCTGGCGCTTGACCATGCCTTTCCATCGAAACGAATCAACCGCTGGTTATCGAAAGTAAATGCAGCCGATAACGAGCCACAAAATGCATCGATAGTTACTGTGGCCATTGCCTTTGTGTTTGTAGCATTGGGCGATGTAGATGCCGTTGCCTCCATTATCTCTATGTTTTTTATGGTTACTTACGGCTCGCTCTGTCTGATCTCATTTCTGAATCATTTTGGTGCTTCGCCATCGTACCGCCCTACTTTCCGCTCGCGCTGGTACTTGTCGCTGGTTGGTTTTCTGGTTTCTATTTGGGTGATGTTTAAAATCAGTACCCCGTACGCCTTGATGTCAGCCGGTGCCATGACATTGATTTATCTGTACATTAATCACTACCATAAACACCGCAAAGATTTTGCATCGCTTTTCGCCAATTCGCTTTTTCAGCTGAACCGGAAGTTGCAGGTGCACCTACAGAAACGTAAAAAGATGGTAAAACAGAACGAGTGGCGCCCCAGTGCCATTTGTATTTCTGACAAAACCACTCACAATAACCGCGCTTTTCAGTTATTGAGCTGGATTTCGTATAAATATGGGTTTGGAACTTTCCTGCACCTTATAGAAGGCTATTATTCGTCAAAAACGGTGGAAAAAGCCGACGATATGTTAAACCTGATGCTGGAAGAAGCTGATGAAGAAAACTATGTCTACATCGATACGATTATTTCGCCATCGTACACTTCGGCCATTGCGCAGGCCATACAAATTCCTGGTGTTGCGGGTATGGAGAATAATATGGTTATTTTTGAATACAACAAAGAAAAGCCTGACAACCTGGGAAGAATAGTCGAGAATTTCTCGCTGGTAGATAGTGGTGATTTTGATATTTGTGTACTGGCATCGTCACCTAAAAAAATGAAAATTCAGAATGGTATTCATGTTTGGATCAATTCGTTCGATACAGAGAATGCCAACCTAATGATTTTGCTTAGTTTTATTATTCTGGGACACCCGGATTTGAAAAAGGCGAGTATCGAAATATTTGTGGTTTGTCACGAAAACGAAGTACAACAGTCAAAACAGGAAATGAAAAAGCTCGTACTATCTGGCAGAATGCCGATTACCGAAAAAAATATCAAAATCATTCAACGCACCGATGAAATTTCCACAAAAACAATCATTAACAAAACATCGAAAGATGCCGGTTTAATTTTGGTTGGGCTAAGGGAAGAAATAGTGAAACACGAAAAAGAGAACACTTTCGCAGGTTACGATGATTTGGGTACAATTTTATTTGTTCACTCGAAAGAGCAGAAAGCAATTGAGTAG
- a CDS encoding mechanosensitive ion channel domain-containing protein yields MREINEFITNQTGLSVATQHKIIISIIILILLSITRLLILRIVWRQTQNVKIRYSWKRTLSFIIPFTGIILISTVWIHAFEEFGTFLGLFTAGIAIALKDPLTNLAGWLFILVRKPFHVGDRVQVGPHTGDVIDIRSFQFTILEIGNWVDADQSTGRIIHLPNGKVFLEPQANFSTGFEYIWNEIKVNVTFESNWQKAKDILDHIIHDYSKDIHIKAQKEIQEASKNYMIYYKHLTPIVYTKVIDFGVCLTIRYLCNPRQRRGSENIIWQDILTTFNKEADIRFAYPTTRFYTAGEATEAQPRNR; encoded by the coding sequence ATGAGGGAGATAAACGAATTTATTACCAACCAAACGGGATTGAGTGTTGCCACTCAACACAAAATAATTATCTCGATCATCATCCTGATCTTGCTTTCAATTACCCGCCTGCTGATACTGCGTATTGTTTGGCGGCAAACACAAAACGTAAAAATCCGCTATTCATGGAAACGCACCCTTTCGTTTATTATTCCTTTTACGGGAATAATACTAATCAGTACGGTTTGGATTCATGCTTTTGAAGAGTTCGGAACTTTTCTCGGTTTATTTACCGCCGGTATTGCCATCGCTTTAAAAGATCCACTCACGAACCTGGCAGGGTGGCTTTTTATTTTGGTGCGAAAACCATTTCATGTTGGCGACCGCGTTCAGGTTGGTCCTCACACCGGCGACGTAATTGATATCCGGTCATTTCAGTTTACCATTCTCGAAATCGGGAACTGGGTTGACGCCGACCAAAGTACAGGGCGCATTATTCACCTGCCTAACGGCAAGGTTTTTCTCGAACCTCAGGCCAATTTCAGCACCGGTTTCGAGTACATCTGGAACGAAATAAAAGTGAACGTTACGTTTGAAAGCAACTGGCAAAAAGCCAAAGATATTCTGGATCACATCATTCACGATTATTCAAAAGACATCCACATTAAAGCACAAAAAGAGATTCAGGAGGCCAGCAAGAATTATATGATCTATTACAAACACCTAACGCCAATTGTGTATACCAAAGTAATCGATTTCGGCGTTTGTTTAACTATTCGCTACCTGTGCAATCCCCGGCAACGACGCGGATCGGAGAATATAATCTGGCAAGATATACTTACTACCTTTAATAAAGAAGCTGATATTCGATTTGCCTACCCTACAACACGTTTTTACACAGCCGGTGAAGCAACAGAAGCACAACCACGCAACCGTTAA